The Spirochaetaceae bacterium genome has a window encoding:
- a CDS encoding MarR family transcriptional regulator, producing the protein MDDRFDTSGDPSVAAFQRLMRTSLRIKRVVGTVFHRAGITGAQFFTLVRIPDDGIPLTKLAARSWADPGNASGVVDRLEREGLVERRPADGDRRVVLVHATAAGRQRISELRPEYERRVRRVMEALTAAELNDLNTLLEKLSDSEEPNRV; encoded by the coding sequence ATGGATGATCGATTCGACACTTCCGGGGATCCGTCGGTCGCCGCATTCCAGCGGCTGATGCGCACGTCGTTGCGCATCAAGCGGGTGGTCGGCACGGTGTTCCACAGAGCAGGCATCACCGGGGCCCAATTCTTTACCCTCGTTCGCATTCCGGACGATGGCATCCCGCTCACCAAGCTCGCCGCCCGGTCATGGGCGGATCCCGGCAACGCGTCCGGCGTCGTCGACCGCCTGGAGCGTGAGGGGCTGGTGGAACGGCGGCCCGCGGACGGCGACCGGCGCGTGGTGCTGGTCCACGCCACCGCGGCGGGGCGGCAGCGGATCAGTGAGCTGCGGCCGGAGTACGAGAGACGCGTTCGGCGCGTGATGGAGGCGCTGACCGCCGCGGAGTTGAACGATTTGAATACACTGCTTGAGAAACTTTCGGATAGCGAGGAGCCAAACCGTGTCTGA
- a CDS encoding ABC transporter ATP-binding protein, with protein MSDHSSPRADGNRGRRGSAPSRGGTPAGANGSDPGAGVTARAGAGVGAGGMPPGGASGGGWSNGSGSPRGRRLVRRPALRALLRTLMFMRHYKAATLASLICLLASSAGNLAVPRITQLVVDSGILEDRLQAIVIGSVVIFAVTVLRSLFTYLQGVLAAKVSQGVAYDLRNALYDHIQSLSFSYHDRSQTGQLLTRATSDVDMVRTFISTGVIQIVTTVVLMIGSLYLLFVTNWRLALHVVPVMLAVFALFSFMARKGRPIFRGIQEKIAALNTRLEENLVGVRVVKAYTGAAREQRRFEHSNQELYDQSMLAAAVFSLAIPLVFAMSNFGTLVVTWGGGIQILAQRLTIGELVAFQGYLIVAMFPITMLGMIMMSISQASASAERIFEILDAESDVKEVPGAAQLAPLTRGVRFEGVGFRYFGLGAPVLQDVTFATRATETIAIVGGTGSGKSTIINLIPRFYDVTEGRITFDGVDIRDVTLESLRRQIGIVLEETTLFGGTIRENIAYGRPEATDEQIAAAAQAAAAHDFIESFPNGYHSEVGERGVTLSGGQKQRIAIARALLIEPRILIFDDSTSNVDYETEVRIRAAIDRLKRDRLSFVIASRMNTVLAADRVVLLHQGRIAGLGTHRELLDNNALYAETFYAQLSEQEDPVRRPKTEEVTR; from the coding sequence GTGTCTGATCACTCTTCGCCGCGGGCAGACGGCAACAGGGGGCGCCGTGGCAGCGCACCGAGCCGAGGTGGAACGCCGGCCGGCGCCAACGGGTCCGATCCGGGCGCGGGCGTAACCGCACGCGCGGGCGCAGGCGTCGGCGCCGGCGGGATGCCGCCCGGCGGCGCTTCGGGTGGCGGCTGGTCGAACGGGAGTGGAAGCCCGCGCGGCCGGCGCCTGGTGCGTCGGCCGGCGCTGCGGGCGCTGCTGCGCACGTTGATGTTCATGCGCCACTACAAGGCGGCTACTCTGGCCAGCCTGATTTGTCTGCTGGCCAGTTCGGCGGGCAACCTCGCGGTGCCGCGCATCACCCAGTTGGTGGTCGACAGCGGCATCCTCGAAGACCGGCTGCAGGCTATCGTGATCGGTTCGGTGGTGATATTTGCCGTAACCGTCCTGCGCTCGTTGTTCACCTACCTGCAGGGAGTGCTGGCCGCCAAGGTTTCGCAGGGCGTGGCCTACGACCTGCGCAACGCGCTGTACGATCACATCCAGAGCCTGTCGTTCAGCTATCACGACCGCTCCCAGACCGGCCAGCTCCTGACGCGCGCAACCAGCGACGTCGACATGGTGCGCACCTTCATCAGCACCGGCGTCATCCAGATCGTCACCACCGTGGTGCTGATGATCGGGAGCCTGTACCTGCTGTTCGTCACCAACTGGCGGCTGGCCCTGCACGTGGTGCCGGTGATGTTGGCCGTGTTCGCCCTGTTTTCGTTCATGGCGCGCAAGGGCCGGCCGATATTCCGCGGGATTCAGGAAAAGATCGCCGCCCTCAACACCAGGCTGGAGGAGAATCTGGTCGGTGTGCGGGTGGTGAAGGCGTACACCGGAGCCGCACGCGAACAGAGACGGTTCGAGCATTCCAACCAGGAACTCTACGACCAGTCGATGCTCGCCGCGGCCGTGTTCTCGCTCGCCATCCCGCTGGTGTTCGCCATGTCCAACTTCGGGACGCTGGTGGTGACCTGGGGCGGCGGCATCCAGATCCTGGCGCAACGCCTCACCATCGGCGAGCTGGTCGCGTTCCAGGGCTACCTGATCGTGGCCATGTTCCCGATCACCATGCTCGGCATGATCATGATGTCGATCTCGCAGGCCTCCGCCAGCGCCGAACGGATCTTCGAGATCCTGGATGCCGAATCCGATGTCAAGGAAGTACCCGGCGCCGCGCAACTGGCCCCGCTCACGCGCGGCGTGCGCTTCGAGGGCGTCGGCTTCCGCTACTTCGGCCTCGGCGCGCCGGTCCTCCAGGACGTGACGTTCGCCACCCGCGCCACCGAAACCATTGCCATCGTCGGCGGCACCGGTTCCGGCAAGAGCACCATCATCAACCTGATACCGCGCTTCTACGACGTCACCGAGGGCCGCATCACTTTCGACGGAGTCGACATTCGCGACGTCACCCTGGAATCCCTGCGCCGTCAGATCGGCATCGTGCTGGAGGAAACCACGCTGTTCGGCGGAACCATACGCGAAAACATCGCCTACGGGCGCCCCGAGGCCACCGACGAACAGATCGCCGCGGCCGCGCAGGCGGCGGCGGCGCACGATTTCATCGAGTCGTTCCCGAACGGCTATCACTCCGAGGTCGGCGAACGCGGCGTCACACTCTCGGGCGGCCAGAAACAGCGCATCGCCATCGCGCGGGCGCTGTTGATCGAACCGCGCATCCTGATCTTCGACGACAGCACCAGCAACGTCGACTACGAGACCGAGGTCAGGATCCGCGCCGCCATCGACCGGCTGAAGCGCGACCGCCTGTCGTTCGTCATCGCCAGCCGCATGAACACGGTGCTCGCCGCCGACCGCGTGGTGCTGCTCCACCAGGGCCGCATCGCCGGGCTCGGCACCCACCGGGAGCTGCTCGACAACAACGCCCTGTACGCCGAGACCTTCTACGCGCAGCTCTCCGAGCAGGAGGACCCGGTTCGGCGGCCCAAGACCGAGGAGGTGACACGGTGA